One window of Cohnella hashimotonis genomic DNA carries:
- a CDS encoding OmpL47-type beta-barrel domain-containing protein yields the protein MKKSGISGLLACMMVWSLLAAIGSTGVAVAADYSSELLPNGGMETVAGGKPAQWVQVGADGVIASVTDSAYVKSGLASVKLEDAGTTKSTGFRSAKVPVTPGAIYVGSVYAYDTTGSSQLYLEFWNNANQRIGVQAEWNLTAGRWNQVKITKEAPEGAAYATLLLYQCDSCVAVSYYDDASVREAPPANDLNGDFEIVVDGVPANWSKTDKGTQQSVTDVVYSGAYSVKLEDSATTSGNGYRSIRLPIQAGETYRASAYSYNWSGRSELYLEYWNSAGSRIGVKNLTNNANNVWVPLEVEMKAPAGSTYATVLLYQNDGNLGVSYFDGVIFKKILPLPSINLKNGSFETAAQNKPMNWTEKDGTVSISTEQAKEGGKSVKLSASGGGSAPSLISDPVRVVPGECYAATLQTYVTQGTPSVQLEFYNDNAILLSSVASDGEGAANSWSQLNASSVAPAGAFYAVLRIGMMPGQAGTAYFDDARFRLSADTANFKTRSSYFTPEKVAAARENVIAYKWAADLRNNAVAKADKYLEKGLDYLWEAIPGPQLPRSYGVNQVLGSPITGREIDQYGNYPYKLDPLNDPWKIVDPSSGYKFPTNDFGAYYRSGLDEHGIFQPSLADRSLLVNTLYPEKGPTWGVDDGFGWVDEKGNRYTFIAYYNHWAQWYLDGVIGASIVSLRDAYLYTGDPKYARAGTVVLDRVADVYPDMDTMLHDKTIYLNSHGGSGLGKIVGSIWETILIKEFISAYDAFFPAMDDPELIQFLSEKAEEYRLTNGKETGAEIRRNIEDGLIRQIFPAVKAGQISGNKGTHESTLALAARVFDTLPETKTWLDYMLASDGGGVFNTLVDAVDRDGQGDEGAPGYSGGWLDSYRLIADILDGYDLYPDADLYQNAKFRKMFNANIPLILSDNYFANIGDTGKTGDPGLPSHVFSKTTMLKAFEKYGDPLYAQMAYFLNGNSADGLHLDVFSDKPNDVANQIRGIVAKEGTLDLRSDNLAGQGFAVLRDGVNLSNAFGVSYAFPSMEIVSQTVPAKLFEDSGTMQLEANQAGEAIHYQFTVPDSGDFEIDLLPFRASSYGIYRIAIDGNPIKDMDFSGVNTNQLEVIGNVQLSAGPHQISFVGTGKAASSSNYKMGVRKLLLLDEAAREKRDQAGPQNTLRDFWMHYGRTSSHGHADTLEIGVHSFGLDLSPDLGYPEFADTVDMHRAQWVVNTVSHNTVVVDKSKQNSQWVAQPKHFDDTDSVKLTDVEAPNVYPQTQQYRRTTAMIKIDDENSYGIDFFRVMGGDDHVFSFHGAEGTVTTEGLTMVPQATGTYAGPDVDYGECVDSVCNYTYKGSGFHYLKDVSRDSDPASQFSVDWDIADTWKVLTQPADIHLRLTMLGAVDDVALASGVPPQNKPGNPKTLSYVLAHRSGTNLDSLFTSVIEPYKDNRTIASIESAVVKRDGQAIDGNEAKAVKVTLANGRIDYIVYAQRTDVEYTIDDKLKFKGFIGVYAEKDGKTEYRYVHDGSYIDEIDNEVEPFAGALTGSVIGFTKALAVQNDIVVEMNMNGVSADALAGASIFVANDGVRNGAYRIRGATDLGGNRYKLDIGDITLVRGYKNPANFAEGYRYDIEENAAFRIPLTRQISPITTAAQVSGEQQNGWFTGEATVALSVVYGSDSGSVTTAYRLNEGTAWIPYAAPVAIGNSGIHEIQYRSTDASGYEEPVRSLTVRIDRDAPVSSVKAEGTKGADGVYTSEVSLTLEATDPLSGVERTEYSLVPEGEPIDWKRYDGPIPLDKSGAYELVYRSTDKAGHTEPEKQLSVRIATPSQSAPGKPVLSDDNGHDTGLRDGNYSIKMDMWWGDNGRTYKLYENDILIDTQQMSDRSPNAQSAVTSVVYRNNGTYRYYAELTNAYGTTRSDIHIVEVTQAMPGDPVLSHDNYDGDGSYNVKMNMWWGTNGGTYRLYENGVLIDTQSLTEATPQAQSAVTAVAGRPPGTYEYRCELVNGAGVTSSGTMQVIVKPQ from the coding sequence ATGAAAAAAAGCGGAATCAGCGGTTTATTGGCTTGCATGATGGTATGGAGTCTACTGGCGGCAATCGGGTCCACTGGGGTTGCGGTTGCGGCCGACTATAGCAGCGAACTGCTGCCTAACGGCGGCATGGAAACGGTTGCGGGCGGAAAGCCCGCACAGTGGGTGCAGGTCGGCGCCGATGGCGTGATCGCATCCGTTACGGACAGCGCCTATGTCAAAAGCGGCCTGGCCAGCGTGAAGCTGGAGGATGCCGGCACGACGAAGTCGACGGGCTTCAGGAGCGCGAAGGTTCCGGTAACGCCCGGAGCGATCTACGTTGGAAGCGTTTATGCTTATGACACGACGGGCAGCTCCCAGTTATATTTAGAATTTTGGAATAACGCCAATCAACGGATCGGCGTTCAGGCGGAGTGGAACTTAACCGCAGGGCGGTGGAATCAAGTGAAGATTACGAAAGAAGCGCCGGAAGGCGCTGCGTACGCCACCTTGCTCCTCTATCAATGCGACAGCTGCGTGGCCGTCAGTTACTATGACGATGCATCTGTCCGGGAAGCGCCCCCGGCTAACGACTTGAACGGCGATTTCGAAATCGTTGTAGACGGCGTTCCGGCGAACTGGTCCAAAACCGATAAGGGGACTCAGCAGTCTGTGACGGATGTCGTCTACAGCGGCGCGTACAGCGTGAAGCTGGAGGACAGTGCGACAACGAGCGGCAACGGTTACCGAAGCATCCGCTTGCCGATTCAGGCAGGGGAAACGTATCGGGCATCGGCTTATTCCTATAACTGGTCAGGCCGATCCGAGCTGTACCTGGAGTATTGGAATAGCGCAGGCTCCCGGATCGGCGTGAAAAACTTGACGAACAACGCCAACAATGTTTGGGTTCCGCTCGAAGTCGAAATGAAAGCGCCCGCGGGATCGACTTATGCCACGGTTCTTTTATATCAGAACGACGGGAACCTCGGAGTCTCGTATTTTGATGGCGTTATCTTCAAGAAAATATTGCCGCTCCCGTCGATCAACCTGAAAAACGGCAGTTTTGAAACAGCTGCTCAAAACAAGCCCATGAATTGGACGGAGAAGGACGGCACCGTATCCATCAGTACGGAGCAGGCCAAAGAGGGCGGAAAGAGCGTGAAGCTGTCCGCATCGGGAGGCGGTTCGGCGCCGTCGCTTATTAGCGATCCCGTTCGCGTTGTGCCGGGCGAGTGCTACGCCGCCACCCTGCAGACCTACGTCACGCAAGGGACGCCGAGCGTTCAATTGGAATTTTATAATGATAACGCGATCCTGTTATCCTCGGTTGCTTCCGACGGAGAAGGAGCTGCGAACAGTTGGAGCCAGCTTAACGCGAGCAGCGTGGCTCCCGCCGGCGCCTTTTATGCGGTCCTTCGCATCGGCATGATGCCAGGCCAGGCGGGAACCGCATACTTTGATGACGCGAGGTTCCGGCTGTCGGCCGACACGGCGAATTTCAAAACCCGTTCGAGCTATTTCACGCCGGAAAAAGTCGCAGCCGCCCGAGAGAACGTGATCGCTTACAAGTGGGCGGCCGATCTGCGCAATAACGCCGTTGCCAAGGCGGACAAATATTTGGAGAAAGGACTCGATTATTTGTGGGAGGCCATCCCGGGTCCTCAGCTTCCGCGCAGCTATGGCGTCAACCAAGTGCTGGGCAGTCCGATTACCGGCAGAGAGATCGATCAATACGGCAATTATCCGTACAAGCTGGACCCGCTGAACGATCCGTGGAAAATTGTCGATCCGAGCAGCGGCTATAAATTCCCGACGAACGATTTCGGCGCATACTATCGCAGCGGACTGGACGAGCACGGGATATTCCAGCCGTCCTTGGCCGATCGCAGTCTGCTGGTCAACACGCTTTATCCGGAGAAAGGACCCACATGGGGAGTGGACGACGGATTCGGCTGGGTGGACGAGAAAGGCAATCGCTATACGTTCATCGCCTATTACAATCATTGGGCGCAGTGGTATCTGGACGGCGTTATCGGCGCTTCGATCGTGTCGCTGAGAGATGCGTATCTGTACACAGGCGATCCCAAGTATGCTCGGGCAGGCACGGTCGTACTGGACCGCGTCGCGGATGTTTATCCGGATATGGACACGATGCTCCATGACAAGACGATCTATTTAAATTCCCATGGCGGTTCCGGATTGGGCAAGATTGTCGGCTCGATCTGGGAGACCATCCTGATCAAAGAATTCATCTCGGCCTACGACGCCTTTTTTCCGGCGATGGACGATCCCGAGCTGATCCAATTTCTGTCGGAGAAGGCGGAGGAATATCGTCTTACGAACGGCAAGGAAACGGGAGCCGAAATCCGGCGCAATATCGAAGACGGACTGATCCGCCAGATTTTCCCCGCAGTGAAGGCGGGCCAGATCAGCGGAAACAAAGGGACGCACGAAAGCACGCTGGCTTTGGCTGCAAGAGTGTTCGATACGCTCCCGGAAACGAAAACGTGGCTCGATTATATGTTGGCGTCCGACGGAGGCGGAGTCTTTAATACCTTAGTGGATGCAGTCGACCGCGACGGACAAGGCGACGAAGGCGCTCCGGGCTACAGCGGAGGCTGGCTGGACAGCTATCGCCTGATCGCCGATATTTTGGACGGTTACGACTTGTATCCGGATGCGGATTTATACCAGAACGCCAAGTTTCGCAAAATGTTCAACGCCAACATTCCCTTAATTTTAAGCGATAATTATTTCGCCAACATCGGCGATACGGGCAAAACCGGCGATCCCGGCCTTCCTTCTCATGTATTCTCAAAGACGACGATGTTAAAAGCATTCGAAAAATACGGCGACCCGCTTTATGCGCAGATGGCGTATTTCCTGAACGGCAACAGCGCGGACGGCTTGCATCTGGACGTATTTTCGGACAAACCGAACGACGTCGCCAATCAGATTCGCGGCATTGTAGCCAAAGAAGGAACGCTTGACCTGAGAAGCGACAATCTGGCCGGTCAAGGCTTCGCCGTGCTGAGGGACGGAGTCAATTTGTCAAACGCATTTGGCGTGAGCTACGCATTTCCGTCCATGGAGATCGTAAGTCAAACCGTTCCCGCAAAGCTGTTTGAAGATTCCGGAACGATGCAGCTCGAGGCGAATCAAGCAGGGGAAGCTATCCATTATCAGTTTACGGTGCCGGATTCGGGCGACTTCGAAATCGATCTTCTTCCTTTCAGAGCTTCCTCATACGGCATTTACCGCATCGCGATCGACGGAAACCCGATCAAGGACATGGACTTCTCCGGCGTGAATACGAATCAGCTGGAAGTGATCGGAAACGTGCAGCTGTCCGCAGGCCCGCATCAAATCAGCTTCGTGGGGACCGGCAAAGCCGCATCGTCCAGCAACTATAAGATGGGTGTCCGCAAGCTCCTGCTGCTTGACGAAGCGGCGAGGGAGAAGCGGGATCAGGCAGGGCCTCAGAATACCTTGCGAGATTTTTGGATGCACTACGGACGAACGTCCAGCCACGGACATGCCGACACGTTGGAGATCGGGGTGCATAGCTTTGGGCTGGACCTCTCGCCCGATCTCGGGTATCCGGAATTTGCCGATACGGTCGATATGCACCGGGCCCAATGGGTGGTGAACACGGTCAGCCATAACACGGTTGTCGTCGACAAGAGCAAGCAGAATTCACAGTGGGTGGCGCAGCCCAAGCATTTTGACGATACGGACAGCGTGAAGCTGACGGATGTCGAAGCGCCGAACGTTTATCCACAAACGCAACAATACAGGCGGACGACGGCGATGATCAAGATTGACGACGAGAATTCGTACGGGATTGATTTCTTCCGTGTAATGGGAGGCGACGATCACGTCTTCAGCTTCCACGGAGCGGAAGGCACCGTCACTACGGAAGGCCTGACGATGGTTCCGCAAGCAACCGGAACATACGCCGGTCCGGATGTGGACTATGGGGAATGCGTAGACAGCGTGTGCAATTATACGTACAAGGGGAGCGGTTTTCACTATCTGAAGGACGTGTCGCGCGACAGCGATCCGGCCAGTCAGTTCAGCGTGGACTGGGATATTGCGGACACCTGGAAAGTGTTGACGCAGCCGGCGGACATCCATCTGCGGCTGACGATGCTCGGAGCTGTCGACGATGTGGCCCTGGCAAGCGGCGTGCCGCCTCAGAACAAGCCCGGCAATCCCAAGACCCTTTCTTACGTTCTCGCTCACCGCAGCGGGACGAATCTGGACAGCCTGTTCACCTCGGTGATCGAACCTTACAAGGATAACCGTACGATCGCGTCGATCGAGTCTGCCGTCGTGAAGCGGGACGGTCAGGCGATAGACGGCAATGAAGCGAAAGCGGTTAAGGTCACGCTGGCGAACGGCAGGATCGATTATATCGTCTATGCGCAACGGACCGACGTCGAATATACCATTGACGACAAGCTGAAGTTCAAAGGGTTCATCGGCGTGTACGCGGAGAAGGACGGCAAGACCGAATATCGGTACGTGCATGACGGGTCTTATATCGACGAAATCGACAATGAGGTTGAACCGTTCGCAGGCGCGCTAACCGGTTCGGTGATCGGCTTTACGAAGGCGCTGGCCGTCCAAAATGACATTGTCGTGGAAATGAACATGAACGGCGTGTCGGCCGATGCGCTTGCGGGCGCCAGCATTTTTGTCGCGAACGACGGCGTCCGAAACGGCGCGTATCGAATTCGAGGCGCAACGGATCTGGGAGGCAACCGCTACAAGCTGGATATCGGAGATATTACGCTCGTCAGGGGCTACAAAAATCCCGCAAACTTTGCGGAGGGCTACCGCTACGATATCGAGGAGAATGCCGCCTTCCGCATCCCGCTGACCCGTCAAATATCGCCGATTACGACAGCCGCCCAAGTAAGCGGAGAGCAGCAGAACGGCTGGTTCACAGGCGAAGCGACCGTTGCGCTGTCCGTCGTATACGGCTCAGACAGCGGAAGCGTGACCACGGCCTACCGTCTCAACGAAGGGACCGCTTGGATTCCGTATGCCGCTCCGGTAGCGATCGGCAATAGCGGCATACATGAGATTCAGTACCGCTCCACCGATGCGTCGGGCTACGAGGAGCCTGTCCGGTCATTGACGGTACGCATCGATCGGGACGCGCCCGTGAGCAGCGTGAAGGCGGAGGGGACGAAGGGGGCGGACGGCGTGTACACATCGGAAGTATCGCTCACCTTGGAGGCGACGGATCCCCTCTCGGGTGTGGAGAGAACCGAATACTCGCTTGTACCCGAAGGAGAGCCGATCGATTGGAAAAGGTATGATGGACCGATTCCTTTGGATAAGAGCGGCGCCTATGAACTGGTCTACCGCTCGACGGATAAAGCCGGGCATACGGAACCGGAGAAGCAGCTCTCCGTCCGCATCGCGACGCCTAGCCAGTCAGCTCCGGGCAAGCCTGTTCTATCCGATGACAATGGCCATGATACCGGTCTGCGGGACGGGAACTATTCGATCAAGATGGATATGTGGTGGGGGGACAACGGCCGGACCTACAAGCTGTATGAAAACGATATTCTGATCGACACGCAGCAGATGTCTGACCGCTCTCCGAACGCACAGTCGGCCGTGACATCGGTCGTTTACCGGAACAACGGGACGTACCGCTATTATGCGGAACTCACCAACGCTTACGGGACGACTCGCAGCGACATCCACATCGTGGAGGTCACGCAGGCTATGCCGGGCGATCCTGTGTTGTCCCACGACAATTATGACGGCGACGGCAGTTATAACGTCAAGATGAACATGTGGTGGGGGACGAACGGCGGCACGTATCGTCTGTACGAGAACGGCGTATTGATCGATACGCAATCCTTGACGGAAGCGACGCCGCAAGCGCAAAGCGCCGTGACGGCAGTTGCCGGCCGGCCTCCGGGCACGTATGAATACCGGTGCGAACTGGTGAACGGGGCGGGAGTAACGTCAAGCGGCACTATGCAAGTCATTGTGAAGCCACAGTAA
- a CDS encoding heparinase II/III domain-containing protein, with translation MKKSGISGFLTFVILWGMCVTLWPSATAAAADTEMLPNPGFESTSDGRPSQWEPLPNSSTIESVSESVYVLSGTYSVKLVDPVKGGATGLRSAKMPVTEGKDYRGSVYAFDMTGKSQLYMEFWNGANQRIGVQAEWNPSAASWNQVGITMKAPAGSAYATLLLYQCDDCIAVSYYDDASFREVSGVSSDPNLDFETVADGGPANWTRYSASSGAISVTDIVYSGQYSIRMDDTSPTAGIGMRSIHLPASPGEVYQASVQSYNASGISELYLEFWNSANQRIGVATYANSSIGKWTPLVIEQTAPAGTAYATLLLYSNSGNVGTAYFDAAGYGPLSPEPVREFPLLVSDHPRLYFTKQDLPAIRGKAANATDSAFGQTGKLLWSQLESVARGYLQDTSYTITAYGGHTVTLSLPPAQPQPMPNPPGFTDGVYPYWTAIGRAIQYRLEVLSLAYAVTQEQAFADKAKETVLSLTNWNTWTDPTYSCGSSCLDTSHLTLGVSMAYDILYDELSAAERTQIENALITKGLRPLYADVRSKVDHNIQMLRASALAAGASVVLGTDPDANKYLTRAANFISWYLDTRMSSGQQEGLGYTGYSLDNLMRAVDIMSRTTGLRDYIDHPFINDFFVRWVVYAMAPGGSYLANFSDSALDSAPTMTMSVINNWLGNGDAGYFLDKSRVLSDLVVSFLYFNPQAVISKPDTSLPSSATLDPIGWSFLRTGWEKEDTMLAFVSNQSALGHNHYDQNSFQIATNNAWIAADPGYQDLSAGPLKEFTIRDGHSTIQVDGKGQSRLGGGTLTQGMHAPGYDYVKGSAAAAYENPKLTKFDRHIVMIKPDYYVMFDDLSANANRTFDWVLNNGNISEFAIDGQNGTAGQTIMGNDLYTSNGKAALNAKFLSRDKLPITVGPYPGAESMGYLTKVSSGAASKDYRYVTVLKATPLLQPDVIQAEDLLPPKESSGKEFKIVNVDGAGVVFYRAETAGDYMTLEFELDKPGTYQVNGKFIQSPSYGKIQTYVDGQPVGDIFDGYDATVRTAAPFPLGQIELAAGKHTVKFELVGKNALSANTFIGVDGIQLTMDGTKAPSEPQKTLNAELLENDGVIGSKVWRGEAEEIVDSVLFKTGTSSYSVDGIASDADQSVVTRGLYGRIQGYAMTRGTSLQANGNTLLQASDPVNASVQGSYGRWEATLETGADGNVSLYVPYASAVTLNGRQLAPGEYIFDKSARKLSLLLSAGTHRIAIAADHPIEAPGNPVLSDDNGYDTGLLDGNYQIRMNLWWGNNGSRYRLYENGKLIDEQSLEERSPDAQSAVTAISGKANGTYVYRAELTNDFGTTLSNEHTVTVTQAPPAKAVLSHDNDDGDGSYRVTMNVWWGTNGTTYRLYENDVLIDSQQLADDTPNAQVAVTSLAGKPPGVYAYRCVLENAAGSTSSEVITVTVR, from the coding sequence ATGAAAAAAAGCGGAATAAGCGGATTTTTGACATTTGTCATCCTATGGGGCATGTGCGTGACCCTGTGGCCGAGTGCGACCGCAGCGGCAGCAGATACGGAGATGCTGCCGAATCCCGGATTTGAATCGACGTCTGATGGGCGCCCCTCGCAATGGGAGCCGCTCCCGAATAGCTCGACCATCGAGTCCGTATCCGAAAGCGTATATGTACTTAGCGGGACATACAGCGTTAAATTGGTGGATCCGGTCAAGGGCGGGGCAACAGGGCTAAGAAGCGCCAAAATGCCGGTTACGGAAGGGAAGGATTATCGCGGGAGCGTATACGCATTCGATATGACAGGAAAGTCGCAGCTGTACATGGAATTTTGGAACGGCGCGAACCAACGGATCGGCGTTCAGGCAGAGTGGAACCCATCCGCGGCGAGTTGGAATCAAGTCGGCATCACGATGAAAGCGCCGGCAGGCTCCGCTTATGCGACCTTGCTGCTTTATCAATGCGACGACTGCATTGCCGTCAGCTACTACGACGATGCCTCTTTCCGGGAAGTATCGGGTGTTTCATCGGATCCGAATTTGGATTTTGAAACGGTAGCGGACGGCGGGCCTGCCAACTGGACGCGGTATAGCGCCTCCAGCGGCGCCATTTCCGTTACGGACATCGTCTATAGCGGCCAATACAGCATCCGAATGGACGATACTTCGCCAACCGCGGGAATCGGCATGCGCAGCATCCATCTTCCGGCTTCGCCCGGAGAGGTTTATCAGGCATCCGTTCAATCCTATAATGCTTCCGGCATTTCCGAGCTTTATCTTGAATTCTGGAACAGCGCGAATCAGCGCATCGGCGTCGCGACCTACGCCAATTCCTCCATCGGAAAATGGACGCCGCTGGTTATTGAACAAACCGCTCCTGCCGGGACGGCTTACGCCACTTTACTTCTTTACTCGAACTCGGGCAACGTGGGTACGGCTTATTTCGACGCCGCCGGGTACGGCCCGCTCTCGCCTGAACCTGTAAGGGAATTTCCGCTTCTTGTTTCCGATCATCCGCGCTTGTATTTTACGAAGCAGGACCTTCCGGCTATTCGCGGCAAGGCGGCCAATGCGACGGATTCCGCTTTCGGTCAGACGGGCAAGCTGCTGTGGAGCCAGCTGGAGAGCGTCGCAAGAGGTTACCTGCAGGACACCAGCTATACGATCACCGCCTATGGCGGGCATACGGTAACGTTATCGCTTCCGCCCGCCCAGCCTCAGCCGATGCCGAATCCCCCCGGATTTACGGACGGTGTTTACCCTTATTGGACGGCGATCGGAAGAGCGATCCAGTATCGGCTGGAGGTCCTCAGCTTAGCTTACGCGGTCACGCAAGAGCAGGCGTTTGCCGACAAAGCCAAAGAGACGGTGCTTTCTCTGACCAACTGGAATACGTGGACGGACCCGACGTACAGCTGCGGTAGTTCATGCCTGGACACTTCGCACTTGACATTGGGCGTGAGCATGGCCTACGACATCTTGTACGACGAGCTTAGCGCAGCGGAACGAACGCAAATCGAGAACGCGCTGATCACAAAAGGACTTCGTCCGTTGTATGCCGACGTACGGAGCAAGGTCGATCACAATATCCAGATGCTGCGCGCTTCCGCGCTTGCCGCCGGGGCATCCGTCGTTTTGGGGACGGACCCGGACGCCAACAAATATTTGACGCGCGCGGCCAATTTCATCTCTTGGTATCTGGACACCAGAATGAGCTCCGGCCAGCAGGAAGGGCTCGGCTACACCGGTTACTCGCTCGATAACTTGATGCGGGCCGTCGATATTATGTCTCGGACGACCGGCCTGCGAGATTATATCGACCATCCGTTCATCAATGACTTTTTCGTCCGCTGGGTTGTGTATGCCATGGCTCCCGGCGGCAGTTATTTGGCCAATTTCTCCGATTCCGCGTTGGATTCTGCACCCACGATGACGATGAGCGTCATCAACAATTGGCTCGGAAATGGCGATGCAGGCTACTTTCTGGATAAATCGAGAGTGCTCAGCGACCTGGTCGTCAGCTTCCTGTACTTCAATCCTCAGGCGGTCATCTCGAAGCCGGACACCAGCCTGCCTTCGTCGGCGACGCTCGACCCGATCGGATGGTCCTTTCTCCGGACGGGATGGGAGAAGGAAGATACCATGCTTGCTTTTGTCAGCAACCAATCGGCGCTCGGGCACAATCACTATGACCAGAACAGCTTCCAGATCGCAACAAACAACGCGTGGATTGCCGCAGATCCGGGGTATCAGGATCTCAGTGCCGGTCCTCTGAAAGAGTTTACGATCAGGGACGGTCACAGCACGATACAGGTCGACGGCAAAGGGCAGTCCAGATTAGGCGGCGGAACGCTGACCCAGGGGATGCATGCTCCCGGTTACGATTACGTTAAAGGCTCGGCGGCAGCGGCTTACGAGAACCCGAAGCTTACGAAGTTCGATCGGCATATCGTGATGATCAAGCCGGACTACTACGTCATGTTCGACGATCTGTCGGCCAACGCGAATCGGACATTTGACTGGGTGCTTAACAATGGGAACATCAGCGAATTCGCCATTGACGGACAGAACGGCACGGCGGGACAGACGATTATGGGCAACGATCTGTATACCAGCAACGGAAAGGCAGCGTTGAACGCCAAATTTTTGAGCCGCGACAAGCTTCCGATTACGGTAGGTCCGTATCCGGGCGCCGAAAGTATGGGCTATTTAACGAAGGTCTCAAGCGGCGCGGCCTCCAAAGACTACCGCTATGTCACCGTACTCAAGGCGACTCCGCTTCTGCAGCCGGATGTTATTCAAGCGGAAGACCTGCTGCCCCCCAAAGAAAGCTCGGGGAAGGAGTTCAAGATTGTCAACGTGGACGGCGCGGGAGTTGTATTTTACCGGGCCGAAACGGCGGGAGATTATATGACGCTGGAATTTGAGCTTGATAAACCCGGTACTTATCAGGTCAATGGGAAGTTTATTCAATCGCCGTCGTATGGCAAAATTCAAACTTACGTGGACGGGCAGCCTGTCGGAGACATATTCGACGGCTATGATGCGACTGTTCGAACGGCGGCCCCTTTCCCGCTCGGTCAGATTGAACTGGCGGCTGGCAAGCATACCGTCAAATTCGAGCTCGTCGGCAAAAATGCCCTTTCCGCCAATACGTTTATAGGCGTAGACGGGATTCAGTTGACGATGGACGGAACGAAAGCGCCAAGCGAGCCACAAAAAACGTTGAATGCGGAGCTGCTGGAGAACGATGGGGTGATCGGGTCCAAGGTCTGGCGCGGGGAGGCGGAAGAGATTGTCGACTCCGTACTGTTCAAGACCGGTACATCTTCCTATTCGGTAGACGGCATTGCCAGCGATGCCGACCAATCGGTCGTAACTCGCGGTTTATACGGTCGTATTCAGGGATATGCCATGACAAGAGGAACATCGCTTCAGGCTAATGGCAACACGCTGCTGCAAGCCTCCGATCCAGTCAACGCCTCCGTTCAGGGCAGCTACGGGCGATGGGAGGCGACGCTCGAGACGGGGGCGGACGGAAACGTGAGTCTGTACGTTCCCTACGCGTCGGCGGTTACCTTGAACGGCAGGCAGCTGGCTCCTGGCGAATATATATTCGACAAATCCGCCCGCAAGCTTAGCCTATTGTTGTCGGCGGGGACACACCGCATCGCGATCGCTGCCGATCACCCTATAGAGGCTCCGGGCAATCCTGTTCTGTCCGATGATAATGGTTATGATACGGGGCTATTGGACGGAAATTATCAGATTCGGATGAATCTGTGGTGGGGGAACAACGGCAGCCGCTACAGGCTGTATGAGAACGGCAAATTGATTGACGAGCAATCGCTTGAAGAACGTTCGCCTGATGCCCAGTCCGCCGTCACGGCAATATCCGGAAAGGCGAATGGAACCTATGTGTATCGGGCCGAGTTGACGAACGATTTTGGCACCACCTTAAGTAACGAGCACACGGTAACCGTCACCCAGGCACCCCCGGCCAAAGCCGTTCTGTCGCACGACAACGATGACGGAGACGGCAGTTACCGGGTCACCATGAATGTATGGTGGGGAACGAACGGCACAACCTACCGCTTGTACGAGAATGATGTGCTTATCGATTCGCAGCAGCTCGCAGACGATACACCGAATGCGCAGGTTGCGGTTACTTCTTTGGCAGGGAAGCCGCCTGGCGTTTATGCGTACCGCTGCGTGCTGGAGAACGCGGCCGGTTCGACCTCAAGCGAGGTGATTACGGTAACGGTGCGCTGA